Proteins encoded within one genomic window of Thalassophryne amazonica chromosome 23, fThaAma1.1, whole genome shotgun sequence:
- the zgc:92429 gene encoding cysteine and histidine-rich domain-containing protein 1, protein MSLLCYNKGCGQKFHPEDNNNDSCVYHPGVPIFHDALKGWSCCKKRTMDFSEFLSIQGCTCGRHSNQKPNEPLKPDVTSHKGISQQDGPEIIYQGPKSAEKLLKDRPSADEAKAKLPHHISATLAQALATLKISTMAEQQKKESLNVMAGTRCKNSGCKTSYQGPETERDVCTHHPGAPVFHEGYKYWSCCCIKTTDFNAFLEQSGCTTGKHCWIPKQDKKSVACRYDWHQTVNNVVVTIYAKNANPAFCCIEANRTVLSCHLQFEDDKVFKKEFHLWGVVDFTNSFINMLPSKVEISLRKAEQVAWGKLEDPTFRPNPEPSDKAVVTGNTESYQPDWDIDDDDISDSDEEWAADTGQNCTPGEKGQQQSKTKEEEEETQKLRRKEVQEEMKRAMEETKRAMEERMRAEEEGDEDMPVLE, encoded by the exons ATGTCTCTGCTGTGCTACAACAAAGGCTGTGGGCAAAAGTTCCACCCTGAAGACAACAATAATG ATTCCTGTGTGTACCATCCAGGAGTTCCTATATTCCATGATGCTCTGAAG GGTTGGTCATGCTGCAAGAAGAGGACCATGGACTTCTCTGAGTTTTTGTCCATTCAG ggctGCACCTGTGGGCGCCATAGCAACCAGAAGCCCAATGAGCCTCTGAAGCCAGACGTGACGTCACACAAAGGCATCTCACAGCAAGATGGACCTGAGATCATCTATCAAGGACCCAAATCTGCTGAGAAACTACTCAAAGACAGACCCAG tgcAGATGAAGCAAAAGCCAAACTGCCTCATCACATTTCAGCAACACTGGCTCAGGCTTTGGCAACCCTGAAGATCAGCACCATGGCTGAACAACAGAAGAAAG AAAGTCTCAACGTCATGGCTGGAACGCGCTGCAAGAACAGCGGATGCAAAACA TCCTATCAGGGACCAGAGACCGAGCGGGACGTCTGCACCCACCACCCTGGAGCTCCAGTGTTCCATGAAGG GTATAAATACTGGAGTTGTTGCTGCATAAAGACCACAGACTTCAACGCTTTCCTGGAGCAGAGCGGCTGCACCACCGGAAAACACTGCTGGATCCCCAAACAG GACAAGAAGAGCGTGGCCTGCCGCTACGACTGGCACCAGACTGTGAATAACGTGGTCGTGACCATTTATGCCAAAAACGCTAATCCTGCTTTTTGCTGCATTGAGGCCAACCGGACTGTG CTCTCCTGCCACCTACAGTTTGAAGATGATAAAGTTTTTAAGAAAGAATTTCACCTTTGGGGC GTGGTCGACTTCACAAACAGTTTCATCAACATGCTCCCATCCAAAGTGGAGATCTCCCTCCGGAAGGCCGAGCAGGTGGCCTGGGGCAAACTGGAGGACCCTACATTCAGACCCAATCCAGAACCCTCAGACAAAGCTGTAGTCACAGGGAACACCGAGTCCTACCAGCCCGACTGGGACATAGACGACGATGACATCAGCGACTCTGACGAGGAATGGGCCGCTGACACAGGGCAAAATTGCACCCCAGGAGAGAAGGGACAACAGCAGAGTAAGAcaaaggaggaggaagaagagacgCAAAAGTTAAGAAGGAAGGAAGTGCAAGAGGAAATGAAGCGGGCGATGGAGGAGACGAAGCGGGCGATGGAGGAGAGGATGAGGGCAGAGGAGGAAGGAGACGAGGACATGCCCGTCCTGGAGTAA